One stretch of Bordetella avium DNA includes these proteins:
- the murJ gene encoding murein biosynthesis integral membrane protein MurJ, with translation MALFRSAATVSSFTLLSRITGLVRDILIARAFGAGALTDAFWIAFRIPNLLRRLFAEGAFAQAFVPILGAARTQHGDDGVRVLLDRVALILTLALMSVTLLGIVAAPWVVSAMASGLRGADRGAEFGAAVWMTRVMFPYILCMSLVAFASGVLNTWRKFAVPAFTPVLLNLSMIGAAIWLAPRLEVPIYALAAGVMAGGILQLLIQWMALARLGMLPRFTLRVRDAWSDPTVRHILRQMAPATLGVSVAQISLLINTNIATWLTPGSVTWLSFADRLMEFPTALLGVALGTVLLPSLSAAHAREDRAAYSALLDWGLRMTLLLGLPAALGMMLLSDGLVATLFHYGAFQASDVQQTRLAVIAYSVGLIGLLSVKILAPGFYAKQDIRTPVKIAVLVLVLTQVMNAIFVPLLAHAGLALAIGLGACINALLLLIGLRRRDVYQPDKQWLGFLLRIVPALLALAAVLLWADHHLNWIALRDTPWLRAGWLAAVLAACGAAYFGVLFIMGMRPRDFTRRSLN, from the coding sequence ATGGCATTGTTCCGCTCGGCCGCAACGGTCAGCAGTTTCACGCTGCTATCGCGTATCACAGGGCTGGTCCGCGACATTCTGATTGCGAGGGCATTCGGCGCTGGCGCGCTGACCGATGCCTTCTGGATCGCATTCCGTATTCCCAATTTGCTGCGGCGGCTATTCGCCGAAGGTGCTTTTGCCCAGGCCTTCGTGCCCATTCTGGGGGCTGCGCGTACTCAGCATGGCGATGATGGGGTACGCGTCTTGCTCGACCGCGTCGCCCTGATCCTGACTCTGGCGCTCATGAGCGTGACTTTGCTCGGCATCGTCGCCGCTCCCTGGGTCGTCAGCGCCATGGCCAGCGGCCTGCGCGGGGCAGACCGCGGCGCAGAATTCGGCGCTGCGGTCTGGATGACGCGGGTGATGTTCCCCTACATCCTATGTATGTCTTTGGTGGCTTTCGCCTCTGGCGTACTGAACACCTGGCGTAAGTTCGCCGTGCCCGCTTTCACGCCGGTACTGCTCAATCTCTCCATGATTGGGGCGGCCATCTGGCTGGCGCCGCGCCTGGAAGTTCCGATTTACGCCCTGGCCGCCGGCGTCATGGCGGGCGGCATTTTGCAACTGCTCATCCAATGGATGGCGCTCGCCCGGCTGGGCATGCTGCCGCGCTTTACCTTACGCGTACGCGACGCCTGGAGCGATCCCACGGTGCGCCACATTCTGCGTCAGATGGCGCCTGCCACCCTAGGGGTGTCGGTAGCGCAGATCTCGCTGCTCATCAATACCAATATCGCAACCTGGCTCACCCCGGGAAGCGTGACCTGGCTGTCTTTCGCCGACCGCCTGATGGAATTCCCCACCGCCCTGCTCGGCGTGGCATTGGGCACCGTGTTACTGCCCAGCCTGTCTGCCGCTCACGCACGCGAAGATCGCGCCGCTTACAGCGCGCTCCTGGATTGGGGGCTGCGCATGACCCTCTTGCTGGGCCTGCCCGCCGCACTGGGCATGATGCTGCTGTCCGATGGTCTGGTCGCCACCCTATTTCACTATGGCGCCTTCCAGGCCAGCGATGTCCAGCAGACACGGCTGGCTGTCATCGCCTATTCGGTAGGCTTGATCGGCCTGCTATCGGTCAAGATTCTCGCCCCAGGTTTTTACGCCAAGCAAGACATTCGCACACCCGTGAAAATCGCGGTGCTGGTGCTGGTGCTCACTCAGGTCATGAACGCCATCTTCGTGCCTTTGCTGGCCCATGCCGGTCTGGCGCTGGCGATCGGCCTCGGCGCCTGCATTAACGCCCTGCTGCTGCTGATCGGCCTGCGCCGCCGGGACGTCTATCAACCGGACAAACAATGGCTGGGCTTTCTGCTGCGCATTGTCCCTGCCCTGCTGGCGCTGGCCGCCGTGCTGCTCTGGGCCGACCACCACCTGAACTGGATCGCCCTGAGGGACACGCCGTGGCTGCGAGCCGGCTGGCTGGCAGCCGTTCTGGCCGCCTGTGGCGCCGCCTATTTCGGCGTGCTTTTCATCATGGGCATGCGCCCCCGCGATTTCACCCGCCGGTCTCTCAACTGA
- a CDS encoding Trm112 family protein — protein MESRLLDILVCPLCKGRLEFLRAQDELVCHADRLAFPVRDGIPVMLESAARPLDAPADTAHAS, from the coding sequence ATGGAATCCCGCTTACTCGACATCCTCGTGTGCCCGCTTTGCAAGGGCCGTCTCGAATTTCTGCGTGCCCAAGACGAACTCGTCTGCCACGCCGACCGGCTCGCCTTTCCGGTGCGTGACGGCATTCCCGTCATGCTCGAGAGTGCCGCCCGGCCGCTTGACGCGCCTGCCGATACCGCTCACGCATCTTGA
- a CDS encoding FecR domain-containing protein: MRSTDIPPLSDQVIDWLLLLRSGRATRRDYANFMAWREASPEHESAWQQVSHTLGNSMAGRLGDAYPLGYQRTPSSPVAPAQTHHPAHEEAAPPRRRFLASALALTAAAGAGALMAIRDFYPLSSVAADTATATGERRRYQLTDGTELLLDARSRVNLEFTATSRRLMLLEGAVSVTAPDDPNRPFVVETAEGLVQSNGKRYMVRQQVRRTLVVAHEGDLVVETVDGARGHIPQGFGARFDAARLDAARPELAAEAAWEGGWINANGRPLAEIVAALRPYRHGTLRVSMAAGGLPVTGMYPLDDSDAALQALSERMPIAIQRLTPWFVAIDIASA, encoded by the coding sequence GTGAGATCCACCGACATACCGCCGCTCTCGGACCAGGTCATTGATTGGTTGCTCCTGTTGCGTTCAGGCCGAGCAACCCGGCGTGATTACGCCAATTTCATGGCATGGCGTGAAGCCAGCCCCGAGCATGAGAGCGCCTGGCAGCAAGTTTCCCATACCTTGGGCAACTCGATGGCCGGCCGTCTTGGCGATGCCTACCCCCTGGGTTACCAGCGCACGCCGTCCAGCCCGGTGGCGCCCGCCCAGACGCATCATCCCGCTCATGAAGAGGCAGCGCCGCCGCGCCGTCGTTTTCTGGCCAGCGCCCTCGCCCTCACGGCAGCAGCAGGCGCCGGAGCGCTGATGGCGATCCGCGATTTTTATCCGCTCTCCAGCGTGGCCGCCGATACCGCGACCGCAACAGGAGAGCGTCGCCGCTATCAACTCACAGACGGTACCGAACTGCTGCTCGACGCACGCAGCCGGGTCAATCTCGAGTTCACCGCCACCTCCCGGCGCTTGATGCTGCTTGAGGGCGCCGTCTCCGTGACCGCCCCTGATGATCCGAACCGGCCCTTTGTCGTTGAAACGGCCGAAGGCCTAGTGCAATCGAACGGCAAACGCTATATGGTGCGTCAGCAGGTCCGCCGCACACTGGTTGTCGCCCATGAGGGTGACCTGGTGGTTGAAACCGTTGACGGCGCACGAGGTCATATTCCGCAAGGCTTCGGCGCGCGCTTTGACGCCGCCCGGCTCGACGCCGCGCGCCCCGAGCTCGCCGCCGAGGCGGCGTGGGAAGGCGGCTGGATCAATGCCAATGGCCGCCCATTGGCCGAAATTGTCGCGGCATTGCGCCCCTACCGTCATGGAACGCTGCGCGTATCGATGGCCGCTGGCGGATTACCTGTAACGGGCATGTATCCCCTGGATGACTCCGATGCGGCCCTGCAAGCGCTAAGCGAGCGCATGCCTATTGCCATCCAGCGCCTCACGCCTTGGTTCGTGGCGATCGATATTGCGTCCGCCTGA
- the adk gene encoding adenylate kinase: MRLILLGPPGAGKGTQATFITQTYGIPQISTGDMLRAAVKAGTPLGIEAKKVMDAGGLMPDEIIIGLVKDRLAQPDCANGYLFDGYPRTIPQADALKDAGVKLDYVIEIAVPDEDIVKRMSGRWVHLASGRSYNTQSNPPKVAGQDDITGEALIQRDDDREETVRHRLGIYQQQTRPLVDYYSSWAAQDPANAPKYRKISGVGSVEEIKARAAAALQS; encoded by the coding sequence ATGCGTCTTATCCTGCTCGGCCCCCCGGGCGCTGGCAAAGGCACCCAGGCCACGTTCATCACGCAGACCTACGGTATTCCGCAAATCTCCACTGGCGATATGCTGCGCGCGGCCGTCAAGGCGGGCACCCCCCTGGGCATCGAAGCCAAAAAGGTCATGGACGCGGGCGGCCTGATGCCGGATGAGATCATCATTGGCCTGGTCAAGGACCGCCTGGCACAGCCTGACTGCGCCAACGGCTACCTGTTTGACGGCTACCCCCGCACCATTCCGCAGGCCGACGCCCTCAAGGATGCTGGCGTGAAGCTCGATTACGTCATCGAGATCGCCGTTCCCGACGAAGACATCGTCAAGCGCATGAGCGGTCGTTGGGTGCACCTGGCTAGCGGCCGCAGCTACAACACGCAATCTAACCCGCCCAAGGTCGCCGGCCAAGACGACATCACCGGCGAAGCCCTGATCCAGCGCGACGACGACCGCGAAGAAACCGTACGTCACCGCCTGGGCATTTACCAGCAGCAGACCCGCCCGTTGGTCGATTATTACTCGAGCTGGGCCGCGCAAGACCCCGCCAACGCCCCGAAGTACCGCAAGATTTCCGGCGTGGGCAGCGTCGAGGAAATCAAGGCGCGCGCCGCCGCTGCGCTGCAAAGCTAA
- a CDS encoding 3-hydroxyacyl-CoA dehydrogenase yields the protein MEIANKVFIVTGGASGLGAGTARMLVANGAKVVIADVQDEPGQALAEELGQRYVRCDVTQESDGKAAVAAALALGPLFGLVNCAGVAPAAKIVGKNGAHPLDLFQKVVSINLIGSFNMMRLAAEAMSQNTPEPTGERGVLINTASVAAFDGQIGQAAYAASKAGVAGMTLPIARDLAKTGIRCMTIAPGIFGTPMIFGMPQEVQDSLAASIPFPARLGRPEDYAKLVYSIITNEMLNGETIRLDGAIRMPPK from the coding sequence ATGGAAATCGCCAACAAGGTATTTATCGTCACTGGCGGTGCATCAGGCCTGGGCGCCGGCACCGCGCGCATGCTGGTCGCCAATGGCGCGAAAGTCGTCATCGCCGACGTCCAGGACGAGCCGGGCCAGGCCTTGGCCGAAGAACTGGGCCAACGCTATGTGCGTTGCGATGTCACGCAGGAATCCGACGGCAAGGCTGCGGTGGCTGCCGCCCTCGCGCTGGGCCCGCTGTTCGGCCTGGTGAACTGTGCCGGCGTCGCTCCCGCCGCCAAGATCGTTGGTAAAAATGGCGCGCATCCGCTGGACCTGTTCCAGAAGGTGGTGTCGATCAATCTGATCGGCAGCTTCAACATGATGCGCCTTGCCGCCGAAGCCATGAGCCAAAACACGCCCGAGCCCACCGGCGAGCGTGGCGTGCTGATCAATACCGCCTCGGTCGCCGCCTTCGACGGCCAGATTGGCCAGGCCGCCTATGCCGCATCCAAGGCGGGGGTAGCCGGCATGACCCTGCCCATCGCGCGCGATCTCGCCAAAACGGGCATTCGCTGCATGACTATTGCACCCGGCATCTTCGGCACGCCCATGATTTTTGGCATGCCTCAGGAAGTGCAGGACTCGCTGGCTGCCAGCATCCCCTTCCCGGCCCGCCTCGGCCGTCCGGAAGATTACGCCAAGCTGGTGTACAGCATCATCACCAACGAGATGCTCAATGGCGAAACCATCCGTCTGGATGGCGCTATTCGCATGCCGCCGAAGTAA
- the kdsB gene encoding 3-deoxy-manno-octulosonate cytidylyltransferase, whose protein sequence is MSFVALIPARAASIRLPDKPLADIAGKPMVVRVAERAALSGASLVCVATDDARVERAVTEHGFPAVRTLSSHPTGTDRLAEAVRILGLPGDAIVVNVQGDEPLIEPTLIDGVAQLLADNPQADIATCACPLTDAQALFNPNVVKVVCGNDGRALYFSRAPIPWARDALAGGERMLAPGLPAWHHIGLYAYRVSFLQRFPTLAQGELERFESLEQLRAMEHGHTIVVSRISAAPAAGVDTPADLDRVRAIYLQAPKTEANQGLIQVQSDQGNDGR, encoded by the coding sequence TTGAGCTTCGTCGCCCTCATCCCCGCACGCGCCGCGTCCATCCGGCTGCCCGATAAGCCGCTAGCGGATATCGCTGGCAAGCCGATGGTGGTGCGGGTCGCCGAACGCGCCGCCCTGTCCGGCGCGAGTCTGGTCTGCGTCGCCACGGACGACGCCCGGGTTGAGAGAGCCGTCACAGAGCATGGTTTTCCTGCGGTCCGGACGCTGTCCAGCCACCCGACCGGCACCGATCGCCTGGCCGAGGCGGTGCGTATCCTCGGACTGCCCGGCGATGCCATCGTGGTCAACGTGCAGGGTGACGAGCCTCTGATTGAACCGACCCTTATTGACGGCGTGGCGCAATTGCTGGCCGACAATCCGCAGGCTGACATCGCCACCTGCGCCTGCCCGCTGACCGATGCCCAGGCCCTATTCAATCCCAACGTCGTCAAAGTGGTCTGCGGCAACGATGGCCGAGCGCTGTACTTCTCTCGCGCTCCTATTCCCTGGGCACGTGACGCCCTGGCGGGTGGCGAGCGTATGCTGGCGCCAGGCCTGCCCGCCTGGCACCACATCGGCCTGTACGCTTACCGCGTCAGTTTTTTGCAGCGTTTCCCCACCCTGGCGCAGGGCGAGCTGGAACGTTTCGAATCGCTGGAGCAGTTGCGCGCCATGGAACATGGGCACACGATTGTGGTCTCGCGCATTTCGGCAGCACCAGCGGCTGGCGTCGATACGCCTGCCGACCTGGATCGCGTGCGCGCCATTTACCTTCAAGCGCCGAAAACCGAGGCAAACCAAGGCTTGATTCAGGTTCAATCCGACCAAGGAAACGACGGGCGATAA
- the lpxK gene encoding tetraacyldisaccharide 4'-kinase, whose translation MSLNNYWSRLLQTQWRDGGWLSRLLHPLSRLVDRSVRLKREAYRDGRKQAWRAPVPVVVVGNIYVGGTGKTPVVVAVLEGLRARGYTPGMVSRGYGARIQGPPRVGQGQLDPAAFGDEPALIAAATGAPVAVHPRRALAAQALLAAHPEIDVIIADDGLQHLALARDIEIVVQDERGTGNGLLLPAGPLREPPARLNEVDAIITNLNTGPAQVAQTGAARHWAMWLEPLDAQRVTDGKRQALSAFRGKKIAAAAGIGNPGRFFRTLESAGLSPSPRLALPDHYDFSRSPFHDVRAEAIFITAKDAIKCARLKDTRLWSVQVRACFSDPDFLDWLDARLRNLP comes from the coding sequence ATGAGCTTGAACAACTACTGGAGCCGCCTGCTGCAAACCCAGTGGCGCGACGGCGGCTGGCTATCCCGTCTGCTACACCCGCTGTCCAGACTCGTAGACCGATCTGTCCGGCTTAAACGCGAAGCCTACCGGGATGGGCGCAAACAAGCCTGGCGCGCGCCCGTGCCAGTCGTCGTGGTCGGCAACATCTACGTGGGCGGCACCGGCAAGACGCCAGTCGTGGTGGCGGTGCTCGAAGGCCTGCGCGCCCGAGGCTACACGCCCGGCATGGTGAGCCGGGGTTACGGTGCGCGCATCCAAGGGCCGCCCAGGGTAGGCCAGGGCCAACTCGATCCGGCAGCCTTCGGCGACGAACCCGCCCTGATCGCTGCGGCCACCGGCGCGCCAGTGGCTGTTCACCCGCGCCGCGCCCTTGCAGCCCAAGCTCTGCTTGCTGCGCACCCGGAAATCGACGTCATCATTGCTGATGACGGACTGCAGCATCTGGCCCTGGCGCGCGATATCGAAATCGTGGTGCAGGATGAGCGCGGCACCGGCAACGGCCTGTTACTGCCGGCCGGCCCACTACGCGAGCCGCCCGCCCGTCTGAACGAAGTCGATGCCATCATCACCAACCTCAATACGGGTCCCGCTCAAGTGGCACAGACCGGAGCGGCGCGCCATTGGGCGATGTGGCTGGAGCCGCTAGACGCCCAGCGCGTCACGGACGGCAAGCGGCAAGCGCTCTCGGCCTTTCGCGGTAAAAAAATCGCAGCCGCCGCCGGCATTGGCAATCCCGGCCGCTTTTTCCGCACGCTGGAATCAGCCGGGCTTTCCCCGTCGCCGCGGCTGGCCCTGCCCGACCACTACGACTTTAGCCGCTCCCCCTTCCACGACGTGCGCGCCGAAGCCATCTTCATCACGGCCAAAGACGCCATCAAGTGCGCTCGGCTTAAGGACACCCGCCTATGGTCTGTACAGGTCAGGGCATGCTTCTCTGACCCGGATTTTCTCGACTGGCTGGATGCGCGACTGCGCAATCTGCCTTAG
- a CDS encoding acetylornithine transaminase → MHSPLANIYSRLPVSFTHGEGVWLWDPEGRQYLDALAGIGVSCLGHGHPRLVRAISEQAARLIHTSNLYDIPQQTALATKLTTLSGMQEVAFCNSGSEANEAAIKLARYYAWQQGNTHAHIITMESSWHGRTLGTLAATGSEKARKGFEPLPTGFIQVPYNDLNAVREAGDREGRVAAVLLEVLQGEGGIRPSDIEYLQGLRELCTERGWLLMIDEVQSGIGRTGRWFAHQWAGIQPDVMTLAKGLAGGVPIGAMLASGPAAGVLTPGSHGTTFGGGPLACAAGLAVLDALEQDGLLNNAEQVGAHLKNALTLALADTPGVEEVRGRGLMLGIALNRPCGVLALRALEAGLLINVTRDRVVRLLPPLILSQAEADRIVALLVPLIKTFLAEQA, encoded by the coding sequence ATGCACTCGCCTTTGGCCAATATCTACTCACGCCTGCCCGTGTCCTTCACGCACGGTGAAGGCGTATGGTTATGGGACCCTGAGGGTCGCCAATACCTTGATGCACTGGCAGGCATCGGCGTGTCCTGCCTGGGGCACGGTCATCCGCGCCTGGTGCGCGCCATCTCGGAGCAGGCCGCCCGACTCATTCATACCTCCAACCTCTACGACATTCCGCAGCAGACCGCACTGGCGACAAAGCTGACGACCCTGTCAGGCATGCAGGAAGTGGCGTTTTGCAACAGCGGCTCGGAAGCAAACGAAGCCGCCATCAAGCTGGCCCGTTACTATGCCTGGCAACAGGGCAATACCCACGCCCATATCATCACGATGGAATCGTCGTGGCATGGCCGAACGCTGGGCACGCTCGCCGCCACAGGCAGTGAAAAAGCACGCAAAGGCTTTGAACCACTGCCCACGGGCTTCATTCAGGTACCTTATAACGATCTGAACGCCGTGCGCGAGGCCGGTGATCGCGAGGGCCGAGTGGCGGCAGTGCTGCTGGAAGTCCTGCAAGGCGAAGGCGGCATACGGCCTTCCGATATCGAATACCTACAAGGTCTGCGCGAACTCTGCACGGAGCGCGGATGGCTGCTCATGATCGACGAGGTGCAATCCGGTATCGGCCGCACCGGCAGGTGGTTTGCTCATCAATGGGCAGGCATCCAACCTGATGTCATGACGCTGGCCAAGGGCCTCGCTGGCGGCGTGCCGATCGGCGCGATGCTGGCAAGCGGTCCGGCCGCTGGCGTGCTGACCCCGGGCAGCCATGGCACAACCTTTGGCGGCGGGCCGCTCGCCTGCGCTGCCGGCCTGGCCGTACTCGACGCGCTCGAACAGGACGGCCTGTTGAATAACGCCGAACAGGTGGGCGCCCACCTCAAAAACGCCCTGACCCTGGCGCTGGCAGACACCCCCGGCGTCGAAGAAGTCCGTGGGCGCGGCCTGATGCTCGGCATCGCGCTCAACCGCCCTTGCGGCGTGTTGGCGCTGCGCGCCCTGGAGGCCGGCCTGCTCATCAACGTGACACGAGACCGCGTGGTCCGCCTGCTGCCGCCACTCATCCTGAGCCAGGCAGAAGCAGACCGCATCGTGGCTCTTCTCGTACCCCTCATCAAAACATTCCTGGCCGAACAAGCATAA
- the rpsT gene encoding 30S ribosomal protein S20 — MANTAQARKRARQSVERNKHNSSLRSMLRTAIKRVRQAIATGDKAVAGETLRKASSVIDRVADKNIIHKNKAARHKSRLAAAVKALA; from the coding sequence ATGGCCAATACCGCCCAAGCTCGCAAGCGCGCTCGCCAATCGGTTGAGCGTAACAAGCACAACTCCAGCCTGCGCTCGATGCTGCGTACCGCTATCAAGCGCGTCCGTCAGGCCATCGCTACCGGCGACAAGGCTGTGGCTGGCGAAACGCTGCGTAAAGCCAGCAGCGTTATCGACCGCGTGGCTGACAAAAACATCATCCACAAGAACAAGGCTGCTCGCCACAAGAGCCGTCTGGCCGCCGCTGTCAAGGCGCTCGCCTAA
- a CDS encoding ExbD/TolR family protein, which produces MNFRRHRRQQDELDLNFIPLIDVLLVMLIFLAATTTFARYSQLRVSLPQAQAEAQARAHLEVAISQDGHYALNGQLIDSVADMAPALRQAADGQPDAVLVINADAQASHQSVVNVMEAAREAGIVRVNFAAQRSP; this is translated from the coding sequence ATGAATTTCCGGCGCCACCGCCGACAGCAGGATGAACTGGATCTGAACTTCATCCCGCTCATCGATGTGCTGCTCGTGATGCTGATCTTCCTGGCCGCCACCACCACGTTCGCGCGCTACAGCCAGTTGCGGGTAAGCCTGCCGCAAGCCCAGGCCGAGGCACAGGCCCGTGCCCACCTGGAAGTGGCCATCAGCCAGGATGGCCATTACGCCCTCAACGGCCAACTGATCGACAGCGTCGCCGATATGGCGCCGGCGCTGCGCCAGGCGGCCGACGGCCAGCCGGACGCCGTGCTCGTCATCAATGCGGATGCCCAGGCTTCGCATCAATCTGTCGTCAATGTCATGGAAGCCGCGCGCGAGGCAGGCATAGTCCGCGTCAATTTCGCGGCGCAGCGCTCACCATGA
- the argF gene encoding ornithine carbamoyltransferase, which produces MTLPTTQNGPLRHFLQFKDLTASEIGYVLDRARIIKDKFKRYEPHMPLHDRTLAMVFEKASTRTRVSFEAGMYQMGGSVINLTSNDSQLGRSEPIEDTARVVSRMVDIVMIRTFEQTRIERFAAHSRVPVINGLTNEYHPCQILADIFTYIEHRGSIAGRIVAWVGDANNMSYTWLQAAEMLGFTLHVSTPAGYQLDPARIGNPPPSVLKQFKDPMQACQGAHLVTTDVWTSMGYEAENEERRKAFADWCVDAEMMAAADPNAVFMHCLPAHRGEEVTGEVIDGPQSVVWDEAENRMHAQKALMEFLLLGEIH; this is translated from the coding sequence ATGACCCTTCCCACTACGCAAAACGGCCCCCTGCGGCATTTCCTGCAGTTCAAAGACCTCACCGCCAGCGAGATCGGCTATGTCCTGGACCGCGCCCGCATCATCAAAGACAAATTCAAGCGCTACGAACCCCATATGCCGCTGCACGACCGCACGCTGGCGATGGTGTTCGAGAAAGCCAGCACACGCACACGTGTGTCATTCGAAGCAGGCATGTATCAGATGGGCGGCTCGGTCATCAATCTGACCTCGAACGACTCCCAACTGGGGCGCTCCGAGCCCATCGAAGACACTGCGCGCGTCGTCTCACGCATGGTTGATATCGTGATGATCCGCACCTTCGAGCAAACCCGCATCGAACGGTTCGCTGCGCACTCTCGCGTGCCCGTCATCAATGGCCTGACCAACGAATACCACCCCTGCCAGATTCTGGCGGACATCTTCACCTATATCGAACACCGCGGGTCCATCGCCGGCAGGATCGTCGCCTGGGTAGGCGACGCCAATAATATGTCCTACACCTGGCTGCAGGCAGCGGAAATGCTGGGCTTCACGCTACATGTGTCCACCCCTGCCGGCTACCAACTTGACCCCGCCCGCATCGGCAATCCCCCGCCGTCGGTGCTCAAGCAATTCAAAGATCCCATGCAAGCCTGCCAGGGCGCGCATCTGGTCACCACCGACGTCTGGACCAGCATGGGCTACGAGGCTGAAAACGAAGAGCGCCGCAAGGCCTTCGCGGACTGGTGCGTAGACGCCGAAATGATGGCCGCCGCAGATCCGAACGCCGTTTTCATGCACTGCCTGCCGGCCCACCGGGGCGAGGAAGTCACCGGCGAAGTCATTGATGGCCCGCAAAGCGTGGTCTGGGATGAAGCCGAAAACCGCATGCATGCGCAAAAAGCCCTGATGGAGTTCCTGCTCCTGGGCGAAATCCACTGA
- a CDS encoding DUF3579 domain-containing protein — translation MATRVKQFVIHGVTESGARFRPSDWAERLAGVMAQFRPPGSAGNHLTYSPYVLPVVIDGVRGIVVDLRLRELEPLAYKFVVDFARDNGLRTEEREV, via the coding sequence ATGGCAACTCGCGTCAAACAATTCGTAATTCACGGCGTTACCGAGAGTGGTGCGCGTTTTCGGCCCAGCGATTGGGCAGAGCGTCTGGCTGGCGTGATGGCCCAGTTCAGGCCGCCCGGCAGCGCGGGCAACCACCTCACTTATTCGCCGTATGTGCTGCCGGTGGTGATCGACGGCGTGCGGGGTATCGTGGTCGATCTCCGTTTGCGCGAACTTGAGCCGCTGGCTTATAAGTTCGTGGTCGATTTCGCCCGCGACAATGGCCTCAGGACGGAAGAAAGGGAAGTCTGA
- a CDS encoding MotA/TolQ/ExbB proton channel family protein, which translates to MLSLLRDAGWPIWPLLATSVLGLALILERLLSLRRSLVLPSGLSEQVNEMARLQEDSPEALNRLERNSPLGRILAEVLRMRHAPREALRDAVETAGQGIAQELNRYIPAIGTVAMVAPLMGLFGTVVGMIEIFGAYNPGSTDPAQLAHGISVALYNTGFGILIAIPATIAHRFFRSRVDSYLNTMEQLAARLARGVQA; encoded by the coding sequence TTGCTATCCCTCTTGCGTGATGCCGGCTGGCCGATCTGGCCCCTGCTGGCGACCTCCGTCCTCGGCCTGGCCCTCATTCTCGAGCGGCTGCTATCGCTGCGCCGCTCGCTGGTCTTGCCAAGCGGCCTGAGCGAACAGGTCAACGAAATGGCGCGCCTGCAAGAAGACAGCCCCGAGGCGCTCAACCGCCTGGAACGCAATTCACCCTTGGGCCGCATCCTGGCCGAAGTGCTGCGCATGCGCCATGCCCCGCGCGAGGCCCTGCGCGACGCCGTGGAAACGGCAGGCCAGGGCATTGCACAGGAATTGAACCGCTACATCCCGGCCATCGGCACCGTCGCCATGGTGGCGCCGCTGATGGGGCTCTTTGGCACCGTGGTCGGCATGATCGAGATTTTCGGCGCCTACAACCCAGGCAGCACCGATCCCGCCCAACTGGCTCACGGCATTTCAGTAGCCCTGTACAACACTGGCTTCGGCATTCTGATCGCCATACCGGCTACGATCGCGCACCGTTTTTTCCGCAGCCGCGTGGACAGTTATCTGAACACGATGGAGCAACTGGCCGCCCGCCTGGCGCGTGGAGTGCAAGCATGA